The segment tgtactgtacatgtcactgtgtaattactgtatgtgctgtgtatgtcactgtaTAATTACTGTATGTGTTGTacgtgtcactgtgtgattactgtatgtgctgtgtgtttcattgtgtgattactgtatgtgctgtgtatgttactgtgtgattactgtatgtgctgtgtgtgtcactgtgtgattattGTATGTACTTTGTATGTCACTGTGTAATTACTGTATGTGTAGTATATGTCactgtgattactgtatgtgctgtgtatgtcactgtgtgattactgtatgtgctgtgtgtgtcactgtgtaattactttatgtgctgtgtatgtaactgtgattactgtatgtgctgtgtatgttactgtgtgattactgtatgggctgtgtatgtcactgtgtgattactgtatgtgctgtgtgtgtcactgtgtgattattgtatgtactgtgtgtgtgtcactgtgtgattactgtatgtgctgtgtatgtcactgtgtgattactgtatgtcactgtgtgtgtcactgtgtgattactgtatgtgctgtgtatgtcactgtgtgattactgtatgtgctctgtgtgtcactatgtgattactgtatgtgctgtgtgtgtcactgtgattactgtatgtggtgtgtatgtcactgtgtgattactgtatgtgctgtatatgcactgtgtgattactgtatgtactgtgtgtgtcactgtgtgattactgtatgtgctgtgtgtgtcactatgtgattactgtatgtgctgtgtgtgtcactgtgattactgtatgtggtgtgtatgtcactgtgtgattactgtatgtcactgtgtgtgtcactgtgttattactgtatatgctgtgtgtgtcactttttgattactgtatgtactgtgtgtgtcactatgtgattactgtatatgctgtgtgtgtcactgtgattactgtatgtggtgtgtatgtcactgtgtgattactgtatgtggtgtgtatgtcactatgtgattactgtatgtgctgtgtatgtcactatgtgattactgtatgtggtgtgtatgtcactgtgtgattactgtatgtggtgtgtatgtcactatgtgattactgtatgtgctgtgtatgtcactgtgtgattactgtatgtactgtgtgtgtcactgtgtgattactgtatatgctgtgtgtgtcactgtgtgattactgtatgtgctgtgtgtgtcactgtgtgattactgtatgtggtgtgtatgtcactgtgtgattactgtatgtactgtgtgtgtcactgtgtgattactgtatgtggtgtgtatgtcactgtgttatTATTTTACATGCTGCTATATTTCCGTATGATTACTATATGCTATGTTTGCATTTTCTGACTGTGAATTAAATTCTATGTGTAACAGAAGCATATTATTTACAGAATAGCATAGAAGTAAGCAGATTAAGCAGTGTTGCTACTGTACAAGTTAAAAAACTGTATTTAAATGTAGCACTAGTAATAAGCAGACGGTACCTTTGTGTGTTTGGGCTTTGCACCTGTGACATTTCACGTGTGGGTCCCAGTAATATTTGCTTGCTTTGCGTTGATAAACTCCATCTCTTTGCAGGTGTGAAGTGAGAAATGTCCTCAGAATGCAATCTATAAAATACAGAAAACTGTAAGCTAAACATTACTATCACCACACGTCAGTACAGTAACATGGCACTTGCCTGTGAATTGGCACCGCTTCGCTGCAGCTCACGGTTACTGAGAGAATGAGGAGGAGGGCAGGTAAGTGACACATCCTTGTCTTACAGTCTGCTGGAAGGAAAGATAGAGCAATAATTTCATTTTCTACAATAAAATACGCACCTGATGCACATGTGTGAATACTAATTGCATTGCCTGGTTCCTAAGTGTCATTTACGCAGACATTTAAAGGAATGAAATGTGACATGTTTGCTATATGTAATTGCTTCAGCTCTGCGATATAGAAAAAAGTATTTACCTGTGTGCCGAACGTGGAGGATTGTTCAAGTCTCCGGGACAAGGAAGTTTCTTTTTGTAAGCAAAGTCACTGTCAGAGATGCTGAGATGTGAAACACCCAGTAGCTCGCTCTAAGGGCAGTGCCTCTGGGCGTCTGCTCTCCGGAATCCCCTTCATATCTGAGAAGTCGGCAGCTTATAAAGCTTGGCACCTGTGAGGGCTGACGTCAGGAGGATCTGTGTGTGAGAATGGGCAAGCTCCCAGGGTGAGATTCCCTTTCTGTCACTCTGCACACATTTATCATATTACAATGAGAGGGGACAGTTTGACCTTATAACACAGGGGCAAACACTTTCCCAACAATTACAGGAAAATAAATGCAATCTTAATGAAGCCTTTTAACTCTTTATTTGCCTCAGAGGGTTGCAAACTCTTTATATCTCTTTAgttattaaaaaaagaataatttttacTCTTAAGCTGAAATATTgtcttgttaatattttttttccaatcttGAAATATTTTAGATGAATAAATCCTGTGATTTACTTATAACAGATGTGCTAAATTgctgaaatgttattaataactaATAATATGCCATTATGGTACAGATATACATTTATTTCCTTTTACATTTCAGATAATAATGGATGCTGATGTATGTAATATTTATGACTAGTGGCAATAGATTTTAGTGCAttttcaataaataaagaaaacaagtaaAATAAAAGACCAAGGATACACTAAATTAATAATGGCCAGATTACGcattaacagttacgtgcaagcgaaaagggCTTTATCACTGGTGTTTGCTTATATCGATTTTactgctgttattacaagttgaaagtaaacatgaatgCTTGAGCGCACTCATtatttatgctaaaatgattaccgcgatctcagagctctttttaactgttttgcaaaacaaataagtgtcacaaaacacatcaataatactaAGTACAGTTACCCTTATagaaacactgtctaataaaattattcaagcaaaattttgcacaaaaaagttataagggctcaaagagatgaggtctcaggtgttagtaaaaaaaaggCTTCAAcgacctttaacatagagatgcatacacgTTTATATCTGcagatgtttatgtatgtttatatatgtctgtataattatacatatgtatttatatgtgtatgtatgtatttacagacatataaacacataaatacatatgtatacatatatagacacacacacacacacacatatatatataagtgctttgcaaccctttacagttaagtagctgaaaacatgaaaaaacatatttatgtaatattcatatttaataatgtgtatttactgtaaatatttcacattctttctttacataacagaatatctctttctctctttctctttttctttctctttctttctctctctctttttctttctctctctctttttctctctctttttctttctctctttttttttctccctctttttctttctctctttttttctctctctttctctttttctttcttacgcctagatttagagttttgcgttagagggggtgcgttagctacgcatggtttatttctaacgcacagagttttttatgctggtatttagagtttataaacaaccttctaacgatactcctaacgcgtgtatttcacacgcggaatcacacccgcgttagacagtctcccatagagatcaatggaaaagcaaacaaacacgcttttttcacctaacactcgatctcgcgagaaatacacactgctcggtcatatgacgtataccacataatgcacaacaataacacaccgcaaatgtcagaacaacaatcacaaaacaaagcacacatgcattacacattcacaagcggggggaaaaaaaataaataaataaagggaatacgcatatactttacgatTCGGcaatacggaaaataaaaaaaaggaaaaataaatgcacactcatacacaagcaaaatactcgcattcaacattacgaaatattaggacaaacaaacatatacaacacttcacaaatacgacaccatcgcaaattaacattaacacataatactattggacaatgttatagaaaacgagcactatgacatcatcgcattctacacattccacaaatactaactcgaaatgagcatgcgcaaattcacacacttaatacacattgcaataatattaattgctaataaagcacacctgaacataatttacaaggcaaaccggtacatcattaaacatttacacagggtatataagcaccacacaagcatggcttctttgactgtgttgctggtgggtttttggagattacagagagatttagtgccttattgtgagttagtgttagtgtgagagagtcagttagtgttatcgtgagtgagttagtgtgagttagtggtagtgtgagttagtggtagcgtgagttattcagagttagtggtagtgtgagagagtcagttagtgttagtgtgagagagtcagttagtgttatcgtgagtgagttagtgggagttagtggtagtgtgagttattcagagttagtggtagtgtgacagagtcagttagtggtagtgtgagttagtggtagcgtgagttagtggtagcgtgagttagtggtagcgtgagttagtgggagcgtgagttagttggagcgtgagttagtgggagcgttagtgagcgacagttggtttgggtaagtgtgcgagtgctttttctgtatacttaacacatttacacgcaaacacattcaatacatacatacacttatcaattacactacatacactccataccccataccctctcatactacactccataccccattccctgtagtcccattccctttcatcccatttcctctattcccataccccattccctctaatcccatcccctagttacatttagtttacatatcctccttttagtcttcttatacattttgtttgattaaatactccttaccctcttttatttatatccctttcacactttcagcacttttttgttctttttagttctttattttgaccccctttcatttgggcacactcactttttgttggattagttggggtttagtttagggaagagatggaggaggagggcaggcaggagattagtcaggggagaggtagaggggggaggagagggagagggggggagaggaacaggacaggaagggggcaggaagcgggggtggaagcggtgggtggacccagccactttgttcaagatgaacaagtggctgggcccagtggcggacagagtagggcttcacagtctgggaaacagagggcatcatcacaggggaaggccaaggcgactagggaggcgaggtttactatggaggagaaggaggtcctcgtagaagcctatatgggcaggtataggaggctgcaggctaagaagaccaccccgagtgacaagcggaagctctggcgggagataagggatgcagttaatgcagtggggggccggaacagagatatggactctattaaacatcgctacggggactgcaagatggagcttaaaaagaaaaataaccagggagtaccaacatgccacaggaaccggtggcgggcctgcactgaccgttgagtactcccgatgggaggaaatgttgcgtcccagattgaccagagagatatcacaaacacagtttggaaaatgcggaaatcgtattgattgttagatttcaaagtggattaatgaggctgcatttgtaattgtatcgtaagcaaaataatttacatctttattttgaaatatgctaatatatacatttctttctttttgcaatatacagagtctggggaggaggcagcacaccaactacaggctcctccttttccccggtatgagagtggtggggatgaatcaccACCCCGgagagaagaggccccccctgcacaagaagcagaggcccccccccctgaagcagaggcccaaactgaagcagaggaagaggcccctgaagcagaggaagaggcccctgaagcagaggaagaggcccctcaagcaccagcaggctgccgtgcaccagcaggccgccgtgcacggcagcccgccgtgcacaacaggaggagatagccgaggtgcggGTGTTACTCGACTACATtgaacagatgcgtacctcccggatggaaaatatccaagggaGAAGTCGGATTATCGAAGAGTTTCGTGGCATTagagaaggacaaacacaaattatagagatccttacaagaatagaaaaaggacaaaaccggagtttacagctacaagaagctatgttaaatttcttccgggag is part of the Bombina bombina isolate aBomBom1 chromosome 6, aBomBom1.pri, whole genome shotgun sequence genome and harbors:
- the IAPP gene encoding islet amyloid polypeptide; translated protein: MCHLPALLLILSVTVSCSEAVPIHRLHSEDISHFTPAKRWSLSTQSKQILLGPTREMSQVQSPNTQSHHLEKRKCNTATCVTQRLADFLVRSNHHIGAIYSPTNVGSYAYGKRDIVGLLSRESFDYLQH